A window of Pseudomonas denitrificans (nom. rej.) genomic DNA:
CACGTGACGCGGGCCTATGAAGAGCTGATGCGCCGATACCAGCGCACGCTGTTCAACGTCTGCGCGCGCTATCTGGGCAACGACCGGGACGCCGATGATGTGTGTCAAGAGGTCATGCTCAAGGTGCTGTATGGTCTGAAGAACTTCGAGGGAAAGTCGAAGTTCAAGACCTGGCTGTACAGCATCACTTACAACGAGTGCATTACCCAGTATCGGAAGGAACGGCGCAAACGCAGATTGCTCGATGCGCTGAGTCTGGATCCAGTCGAGGAAGCCTCTGAAGAGAAGGCTCCGAAAGTCGAAGAACGGGGTGGACTAGACCGCTGGCTAGTTCATGTCAATCCCATTGATCGGGAAATCCTCGTGCTTCGATTTGTTGCGGAACTGGAGTTCCAGGAGATCGCCGACATCATGCACATGGGGCTTAGCGCCACAAAGATGCGCTACAAACGTGCACTCGATCGAATGAGAGAAAAGTTTTCGAATGTGACGGAATCTTAGTCCGGGAAATATTGTCTCTCTGTTTGGCAAGTTCTGATAAACTTGCCACCCAAGTTGTACGGCCTATGGTTAGGACAACTTATTGACCACCAAGATGGGGATTTAACGGATGAAACTGAAGAACACCTTAGGCGTCGTAGTTGGCTCGCTGATCGCCACCGCCGCTGTCAATGCCTTCGCTCAAGGCCAGGGCGCCGTCGAAGTCGAAGCATTCGGCAAGCGCTACTTCACCGACAGCACCCGCAACATGAAGAACGCGGACCTGTACGGCGGCTCCGTTGGTTACTTCCTGACCGACGACGTCGAGCTGGCTCTGTCCTACGGTGAGTACCACGACGTACGTGGCACCTACGAGACCGGCAACAAGAAGGTCCATGGCAACCTGAGCACTCTGGACGCCATCTACCACTTCGGCACTCCGGGTGCTGGCAACCTGCGTCCGTACGTTTCCGCCGGCGTTGGCCACCAGAGCCTGACCAACATCAACTCCGACAACGGTGGTCGTCAGAACCTGACCA
This region includes:
- the sigX gene encoding RNA polymerase sigma factor SigX, with amino-acid sequence MNKPQSLSLRYDPRQLTDEELVERSHEELYHVTRAYEELMRRYQRTLFNVCARYLGNDRDADDVCQEVMLKVLYGLKNFEGKSKFKTWLYSITYNECITQYRKERRKRRLLDALSLDPVEEASEEKAPKVEERGGLDRWLVHVNPIDREILVLRFVAELEFQEIADIMHMGLSATKMRYKRALDRMREKFSNVTES